GAGTCCGGCTTTCTAATATCATGATGTGTACAGCTATTAATACAATGATGCGTAGTAATGCAAGCTATCGCTAAGCTCTTCTTCGGTGCAGATATGATCAATGCTGCACTCGCCAATTTTGTTGAGCAGCGTGCAGTTGATTTGCGTGCCGTTGTTCTTTTTATCTTTTTGCATCAGTTGAAGCAGATCTGCATGGCATGATGATTTGATTTCGTGCTGAGGATAAAGGTTGGTCAGTACAGCTACAATCTCATTCAGCTCCTGCTCGCTCAGTCCATTCTTTTTGAACGATAGCCATGATTCGCAGATCATGCCAATAGCAATGGCTTCACCGTGTGTAAGGTGTTTCGCGCCATCATGCTCCAATGAATATGCCTCTACGGCATGGCCAATGGTATGACCAAAATTAAGCGCCTTACGGATGCCTTTTTCTTTAGGGTCTTCCAGCACAATCTGATTTTTAATAGCTACCGATTGGTAAACCAAACCGGCTGAAGGTTTTGTCAGATCACTGATTTTTAGTTCATTCCAGTACTCGGCATCACAGATCAGTCCGTGTTTCAACATTTCTGCCAGGCCAGACAGAATTTGGCGCGGCGGCAGGCTGGTTAGGAAACGGTGATCCATAAATACCGCTTGCGGCTGGGCAAACGTACCTACAATGTTTTTAACGCTCGACAGATCGATGCCGGTTTTGCCACCCACAGAAGCATCAACTTGCGAAAGCAGGGTGGTAGGCACGTGTACAAAATCAATTCCACGTTTATAGGTTGATGCTGCAAAACCGCCCATATCGGTAATAACGCCGCCACCCAGGTTAATGAGTAAGCTGTTACGGTCTGCACCAAAATCAATCAGCATCTGCCAGATGCCGATGCAAAAATCGATGGTTTTGTTCTGTTCGCCTGATGGAACTTCAATCAGGTCATACTGGGCATTTTCGCCCAGATAAGGTTGCAATACAGGCAGGCAGTATTCGCCGGTCTGATCGTCTGTTAAAACAAAAAAACGAGTGTATTTCCCGCGCTCAATAAAGCGGGCAAGTTCTGTTAAACTGTCTTCAAAAAAAACGGGGTAACCAATACTTTCAATAGTATCCATTGCTAAAGTATCCATAGTTATTTCACTAAGATGGGGGTGTTATTAAACTCAACGATATCGCCTTTCCTGACTTTGAGGCGTTTGCGGTAATCGACAGTGCCGTTGTATTTAACCAGTCCTTCCGTAACTACAATCTGGGCTTCGCCGCCAGAGCCTACCAGGTTGGTGGCTTTAAGCAATTGTATTAAAGGAATAAAGTCCTCTGTCAGGGTAAACTCAATCATAATAATTTAGCAAAAATAAACTATTCAGATGATATGTTTAAAGTAAATCGACAATTTTCTAATTTAGAGTTATGCAAACTCAGGATAACGACATGGAGCGTAAAGGGGAAGTACTGTCTTTTGAGAATACGGAAATCGCCTTTAAACATGCCTCAAATAAAGATTTGAACCGTGCCTATTGGCTTTTTAAGGCCATTAATGTCAATTTGCTGGTGAAGATCGGTCCGGCAATAACCAACTTTGCTATCAACATAGGAGTACCAATTAAAGGGCTCATCAAGGCCACCATTTTTAAACATTTCTGCGGTGGAGAGACCATTGCCGAATGTGATACCACTATAAAAAATCTGGCATCAGGGGGGGTAGGCACTATTTTAGATTATTCTGTGGAGGGCGAGGATGATGAAAAAATATTTGATGATACCCGCGACGAGATTATCCGCACCGTCATTCGTGCTACAGGTGACGCAGCCGTGCCTATTACCGTATTTAAAGTGACTGGTGTCGGCCGATTTGCATTGTTAGAGAAGCTTGATGCCCGGGAAGCGCTTACGCCTGCCGAGGCTATTGAATGGCAAAAAGTGCAGGCTCGCGTAAGAGCGATCTGCCAGCAAGCTTTTGACGCGGGAGTACCGGTAATGATTGATGCCGAAGAAACCTGGATCCAAAACACTATTGACTCGCTTGCGTTGGATATGATGCGCGCTTATAATCAGCAGGTGCCCATTGTT
This region of Mucilaginibacter yixingensis genomic DNA includes:
- the aroB gene encoding 3-dehydroquinate synthase, whose protein sequence is MDTLAMDTIESIGYPVFFEDSLTELARFIERGKYTRFFVLTDDQTGEYCLPVLQPYLGENAQYDLIEVPSGEQNKTIDFCIGIWQMLIDFGADRNSLLINLGGGVITDMGGFAASTYKRGIDFVHVPTTLLSQVDASVGGKTGIDLSSVKNIVGTFAQPQAVFMDHRFLTSLPPRQILSGLAEMLKHGLICDAEYWNELKISDLTKPSAGLVYQSVAIKNQIVLEDPKEKGIRKALNFGHTIGHAVEAYSLEHDGAKHLTHGEAIAIGMICESWLSFKKNGLSEQELNEIVAVLTNLYPQHEIKSSCHADLLQLMQKDKKNNGTQINCTLLNKIGECSIDHICTEEELSDSLHYYASLY
- a CDS encoding RNA-binding S4 domain-containing protein, giving the protein MIEFTLTEDFIPLIQLLKATNLVGSGGEAQIVVTEGLVKYNGTVDYRKRLKVRKGDIVEFNNTPILVK
- a CDS encoding proline dehydrogenase family protein; protein product: MQTQDNDMERKGEVLSFENTEIAFKHASNKDLNRAYWLFKAINVNLLVKIGPAITNFAINIGVPIKGLIKATIFKHFCGGETIAECDTTIKNLASGGVGTILDYSVEGEDDEKIFDDTRDEIIRTVIRATGDAAVPITVFKVTGVGRFALLEKLDAREALTPAEAIEWQKVQARVRAICQQAFDAGVPVMIDAEETWIQNTIDSLALDMMRAYNQQVPIVYNTYQLYRHDKLTLLKADFAVAEKEGFILGAKLVRGAYMEKERKRAEELGYPSPIQPHKTATDRDYDDALRFCVAHAAKLAIVAGTHNEGSCRLLADLLEDSQLPYNHPHIYFAQLLGMSDNLSFNLAHAGYNVAKYVPYGPVKAVLPYLFRRAQENTAIAGQMSRELGLIIKEKKRRGGLIK